A part of Acipenser ruthenus chromosome 12, fAciRut3.2 maternal haplotype, whole genome shotgun sequence genomic DNA contains:
- the LOC117417058 gene encoding extracellular calcium-sensing receptor-like isoform X1 yields MVFLKVVLLALLTRAQEPVCRLQGRPELPLFSKDGNIIIGGIFSLRSSIVPRTQTFTNIPEAIKCHGLSLREFQFSQTMVFAIEEINNSTDILPGVSLGYKMYDACGSITLAIRAAMALMNGQEEGTLSEKSCTKPSTALAIVGHSSSSPTIGIATTIGGFRIPVISHFATCACLSNRDAFPTFFRTIPSDYHQSRALAQLVKHFEWTWIGTIRSDNDYGNSGMATFVKAARQEGICIEYSEAFIRTDPREVLLRIIDVIKKSTSKVIVAFLAKGEMTVLLEELLLQNVTGMQWIGSESWITASNFATGESYNVLRGAIGFSIGSAVITGLKEFLLNVNPYNDPDNIFLKEFWETVFSCTLTTRDKTENINPCTGSENLRDVNNQFTDVSELRVSNNVYKAVYAIANSLHNLFTCKNEQSPFPDKTCPNLMKIEPWQVLHYMKTVNFTTKTGETVFFDDNGDPAARYELVNWQPNKNGQTEFVTVGFYDASLPAGKQFTMNNISIVWANDQDKATKSVCSESCPPGTRKAIQKGKPVCCFDCISCAEGEISNQTDSNDCLKCPVEYWSNKQRDECILKDIEFLSFGEIMGIVLVICSLVGTCVTIAIAVVFFCYRETPIVRANNSELSFLLLFSLALCFLCSLTFIGQPSEWSCMLRHTAFGITFVLCISCVLGKTIVVLMAFRATLPGDNIMKWFGPIQQRLSVFTLTFIQGLICTLWLAISPPFPNKNIKSHKDRIILECEVGSAAAFCAVLGYIGFLAAMCFVLAFLARKLPDNFNEAKFITFSMLIFCAVWITFIPAYISSPGKYTVAVEIFAILASSFGLLFCIFGPKCYVILLKPEQNTKKHLMGKVQ; encoded by the exons ATGGTATTCCTGAAAGTAGTACTGCTTGCTCTTTTGACAAGGGCACAAGAGCCTGTTTGCAGGTTACAAGGAAGACCGGAATTGCCTCTGTTTTCAAAGGATGGAAACATAATAATTGGAGGAATCTTTTCACTCCGTAGCAGCATTGTTCCCAGAACACAGACCTTCACGAATATTCCAGAAGCTATTAAATGCCATGG ATTAAGTTTGAGAGAATTTCAGTTTTCTCAAACCATGGTGTTTGCTatagaagaaataaataacagtacaGATATTCTTCCTGGTGTTTCCCTGGGCTATAAGATGTATGATGCTTGTGGTTCTATAACTCTGGCTATAAGAGCGGCAATGGCTTTAATGAATGGGCAGGAAGAAGGTACACTCTCTGAGAAGTCTTGCACCAAACCATCAACAGCTCTAGCTATTGTAGGGCATTCCAGTTCATCACCAACCATAGGAATTGCAACAACAATTGGAGGTTTCCGTATACCAGTG ATAAGTCATTTTGCTACTTGTGCATGTCTCAGCAACAGGGATGCGTTTCCTACGTTTTTCAGAACCATACCAAGTGATTATCATCAAAGCAGAGCCCTGGCACAGCTTGTGAAGCATTTTGAATGGACTTGGATTGGGACAATTAGAAGTGACAATGATTATGGCAACTCAGGAATGGCTACttttgtgaaagcagccagaCAGGAGGGTATTTGCATTGAATACTCAGAAGCATTTATAAGAACTGACCCAAGAGAGGTGCTTTTAAGAATTATAGATGTTATTAAAAAGTCCACCTCAAAGGTTATTGTTGCTTTCCTGGCTAAAGGAGAAATGACAGTTTTGTTAGAAGAATTGTTACTTCAGAATGTCACTGGCATGCAGTGGATAGGCAGTGAATCTTGGATTACTGCCAGCAACTTTGCAACCGGAGAAAGTTATAATGTTCTGCGTGGGGCAATAGGATTTTCAATCGGTAGCGCAGTAATTACAGGTTTGAAGGAATTTTTACTGAATGTTAATCCATACAATGACCCTGACAACATTTTTTTGAAGGAGTTTTGGGAAACTGTTTTCAGTTGTACACTGACAACACGAGACAAGACAGAAAATATAAACCCATGTACAGGGTCTGAAAATTTAAGAGATGTGAATAACCAGTTCACCGATGTATCTGAGCTGAGAGTTTCCAATAATGTATACAAAGCTGTGTATGCTATAGCAAATTCACTTCACAATCTTTTTACATGCAAAAATGAGCAAAGTCCTTTTCCTGATAAAACATGTCCAAACCTCATGAAGATTGAACCATGGCAG gtACTCCATTACATGAAAACAGTTAATTTCACAACCAAAACTGGGGAGACGGTATTTTTTGATGATAATGGGGACCCAGCAGCAAGATATGAATTAGTAAACTGGCAACCTAATAAAAATGGCCAAACTGAATTTGTTACAGTTGGCTTCTATGATGCATCTTTACCAGCAGGGAAACAATTTACAATGAATAACATCAGCATTGTTTGGGCAAATGATCAGGACAAA GCAACTAAAtcagtgtgcagtgagagctgtccTCCAGGCACTCGGAAGGCTATTCAGAAAGGAAAGCCTGTTTGCTGCTTTGACTGCATTTCATGTGCTGAAGGAGAAATCAGCAATCAGACAG ATTCCAATGATTGTTTGAAGTGCCCTGTGGAATACTGGTCAAACAAGCAAAGAGATGAATGTATCTTAAAGGATATTGAATTCTTATCATTTGGAGAAATCATGGGAATAGTGCTGGTGATATGCTCATTGGTTGGAACATGTGTAACCATAGCTAtagctgttgttttcttttgttacaGGGAGACCCCCATTGTAAGAGCTAATAACTCTGAACTTAGTTtccttcttttgttttcattagctCTGTGTTTCCTTTGTTCACTTACTTTCATTGGCCAGCCCTCTGAGTGGTCCTGTATGTTGCGCCACACTGCCTTTGGGATCACATTTGTCCTGTGCATCTCTTGTGTTCTGGGGAAAACAATAGTTGTGTTAATGGCGTTTAGAGCTACACTTCCTGGTGATAATATTATGAAATGGTTTGGACCCATCCAACAAAGGTTAAGTGTTTTTACACTCACATTCATTCAGGGTTTAATATGCACACTTTGGTTGGCTATATCCCCTCCTTttccaaacaaaaacataaaatccCACAAAGACAGAATCATTTTGGAATGTGAAGTGGGATCTGCTGCAGCTTTTTGTGCTGTGTTAGGGTATATTGGGTTTCTTGCTGCCATGTGCTTTGTGCTCGCTTTTCTGGCCAGGAAGCTGCCAGACAACTTTAATGAAGCTAAATTCATTACATTTAGCATGCTCatattctgtgctgtttggatcaCTTTTATCCCAGCTTACATCAGTTCACCTGGGAAGTATACTGTAGCTGTAGAGATATTTGCTATTCTGGCTTCCAGTTTTGGTTTGCTTTTCTGTATTTTTGGTCCCAAATGTTATGTTATATTATTGAAACCTGAACAGAATACCAAAAAACATTTAATGGGtaaagtgcaataa
- the LOC117417058 gene encoding extracellular calcium-sensing receptor-like isoform X2 has translation MVFLKVVLLALLTRAQEPVCRLQGRPELPLFSKDGNIIIGGIFSLRSSIVPRTQTFTNIPEAIKCHGLSLREFQFSQTMVFAIEEINNSTDILPGVSLGYKMYDACGSITLAIRAAMALMNGQEEGTLSEKSCTKPSTALAIVGHSSSSPTIGIATTIGGFRIPVISHFATCACLSNRDAFPTFFRTIPSDYHQSRALAQLVKHFEWTWIGTIRSDNDYGNSGMATFVKAARQEGICIEYSEAFIRTDPREVLLRIIDVIKKSTSKVIVAFLAKGEMTVLLEELLLQNVTGMQWIGSESWITASNFATGESYNVLRGAIGFSIGSAVITGLKEFLLNVNPYNDPDNIFLKEFWETVFSCTLTTRDKTENINPCTGSENLRDVNNQFTDVSELRVSNNVYKAVYAIANSLHNLFTCKNEQSPFPDKTCPNLMKIEPWQATKSVCSESCPPGTRKAIQKGKPVCCFDCISCAEGEISNQTDSNDCLKCPVEYWSNKQRDECILKDIEFLSFGEIMGIVLVICSLVGTCVTIAIAVVFFCYRETPIVRANNSELSFLLLFSLALCFLCSLTFIGQPSEWSCMLRHTAFGITFVLCISCVLGKTIVVLMAFRATLPGDNIMKWFGPIQQRLSVFTLTFIQGLICTLWLAISPPFPNKNIKSHKDRIILECEVGSAAAFCAVLGYIGFLAAMCFVLAFLARKLPDNFNEAKFITFSMLIFCAVWITFIPAYISSPGKYTVAVEIFAILASSFGLLFCIFGPKCYVILLKPEQNTKKHLMGKVQ, from the exons ATGGTATTCCTGAAAGTAGTACTGCTTGCTCTTTTGACAAGGGCACAAGAGCCTGTTTGCAGGTTACAAGGAAGACCGGAATTGCCTCTGTTTTCAAAGGATGGAAACATAATAATTGGAGGAATCTTTTCACTCCGTAGCAGCATTGTTCCCAGAACACAGACCTTCACGAATATTCCAGAAGCTATTAAATGCCATGG ATTAAGTTTGAGAGAATTTCAGTTTTCTCAAACCATGGTGTTTGCTatagaagaaataaataacagtacaGATATTCTTCCTGGTGTTTCCCTGGGCTATAAGATGTATGATGCTTGTGGTTCTATAACTCTGGCTATAAGAGCGGCAATGGCTTTAATGAATGGGCAGGAAGAAGGTACACTCTCTGAGAAGTCTTGCACCAAACCATCAACAGCTCTAGCTATTGTAGGGCATTCCAGTTCATCACCAACCATAGGAATTGCAACAACAATTGGAGGTTTCCGTATACCAGTG ATAAGTCATTTTGCTACTTGTGCATGTCTCAGCAACAGGGATGCGTTTCCTACGTTTTTCAGAACCATACCAAGTGATTATCATCAAAGCAGAGCCCTGGCACAGCTTGTGAAGCATTTTGAATGGACTTGGATTGGGACAATTAGAAGTGACAATGATTATGGCAACTCAGGAATGGCTACttttgtgaaagcagccagaCAGGAGGGTATTTGCATTGAATACTCAGAAGCATTTATAAGAACTGACCCAAGAGAGGTGCTTTTAAGAATTATAGATGTTATTAAAAAGTCCACCTCAAAGGTTATTGTTGCTTTCCTGGCTAAAGGAGAAATGACAGTTTTGTTAGAAGAATTGTTACTTCAGAATGTCACTGGCATGCAGTGGATAGGCAGTGAATCTTGGATTACTGCCAGCAACTTTGCAACCGGAGAAAGTTATAATGTTCTGCGTGGGGCAATAGGATTTTCAATCGGTAGCGCAGTAATTACAGGTTTGAAGGAATTTTTACTGAATGTTAATCCATACAATGACCCTGACAACATTTTTTTGAAGGAGTTTTGGGAAACTGTTTTCAGTTGTACACTGACAACACGAGACAAGACAGAAAATATAAACCCATGTACAGGGTCTGAAAATTTAAGAGATGTGAATAACCAGTTCACCGATGTATCTGAGCTGAGAGTTTCCAATAATGTATACAAAGCTGTGTATGCTATAGCAAATTCACTTCACAATCTTTTTACATGCAAAAATGAGCAAAGTCCTTTTCCTGATAAAACATGTCCAAACCTCATGAAGATTGAACCATGGCAG GCAACTAAAtcagtgtgcagtgagagctgtccTCCAGGCACTCGGAAGGCTATTCAGAAAGGAAAGCCTGTTTGCTGCTTTGACTGCATTTCATGTGCTGAAGGAGAAATCAGCAATCAGACAG ATTCCAATGATTGTTTGAAGTGCCCTGTGGAATACTGGTCAAACAAGCAAAGAGATGAATGTATCTTAAAGGATATTGAATTCTTATCATTTGGAGAAATCATGGGAATAGTGCTGGTGATATGCTCATTGGTTGGAACATGTGTAACCATAGCTAtagctgttgttttcttttgttacaGGGAGACCCCCATTGTAAGAGCTAATAACTCTGAACTTAGTTtccttcttttgttttcattagctCTGTGTTTCCTTTGTTCACTTACTTTCATTGGCCAGCCCTCTGAGTGGTCCTGTATGTTGCGCCACACTGCCTTTGGGATCACATTTGTCCTGTGCATCTCTTGTGTTCTGGGGAAAACAATAGTTGTGTTAATGGCGTTTAGAGCTACACTTCCTGGTGATAATATTATGAAATGGTTTGGACCCATCCAACAAAGGTTAAGTGTTTTTACACTCACATTCATTCAGGGTTTAATATGCACACTTTGGTTGGCTATATCCCCTCCTTttccaaacaaaaacataaaatccCACAAAGACAGAATCATTTTGGAATGTGAAGTGGGATCTGCTGCAGCTTTTTGTGCTGTGTTAGGGTATATTGGGTTTCTTGCTGCCATGTGCTTTGTGCTCGCTTTTCTGGCCAGGAAGCTGCCAGACAACTTTAATGAAGCTAAATTCATTACATTTAGCATGCTCatattctgtgctgtttggatcaCTTTTATCCCAGCTTACATCAGTTCACCTGGGAAGTATACTGTAGCTGTAGAGATATTTGCTATTCTGGCTTCCAGTTTTGGTTTGCTTTTCTGTATTTTTGGTCCCAAATGTTATGTTATATTATTGAAACCTGAACAGAATACCAAAAAACATTTAATGGGtaaagtgcaataa